The genomic window GTTATGAGAATTCAGTTTAAATAAAAGGGAACAGATAACAAAAAAAGATATCCATATCTCATACATCATTCCTGATTGCTATCTTAGGTAAGATAATTTCTGATGAGAGTTAATGATTTTTTTTCCTAGAAACGATAGCACCCAAACCCCATAAACTGATAGCTAATAAAGCGACTTTTACCGAGGGTTCTGGGGTCGTCCGAGTCACATAAATACCTGCCCAACTTTCTTCTTCGTTACCCATACTTGCAGCAATACTTAACCATCCGTTCCGTAACCCTTCTCGTTCCATCGCTAAAGACGTAATGGGTAAACCGGCTGCATCTGGGTCCAGAATACTGCCATCCATCCACGTTTCTACCACTGTGGTTAAAGGTAAATTACGTCCTAATTGAATATAGATCCCATCTTCTCCTGTGTCCACATCCGGTCCAGTTGTCCCTTTGAAGGCCACTTGAGAACCACTGATCCCTAAAAAGGCAGAAGAACGCCATCTGGCCAGTTCCCCATCTTCCTCATTTTCTGAACCAGGAACTCGGCCCGAAAAATTCCAAAAGACAAAGGTAGAAAAATCATCCCCTGTTTCTGCAATTAAACGAGTTTCCAGGGTATCAACATCGGTAACAAAAATCCCTTGATTCACCGATACCTCAAACTCAAACATCCCATTCCCGATACCATTGGGATTATCAGGGTTATCCGATTCTTCTAAACAAAATTGTAGCCGTTCTTGATTACCTTCTTCGGGACAAGCCACAATTTGGGTAAAGGTTTCGTCTCCCCAGTCTCCCCAAAAGGCCACAGACTTACCATCAAAAGATAATCCTTCTCCAATAGATTTTAAACCCCCTGGCACTAAATTCCCTAATCCCCCAATATTGACTAAAGGAATCAATTCGGTGGGATCATCCAATAAAGAGGATAAATAAATGCCACCTAAAGTGGGATCAGCTTCATTATCCACCCCCACGAATACCGCTTTATCCTTCGTTGCACTGGGGGGTGCAGTAGAACCAAATTCCGTTGCTGTACCAGGGATAAGGGTATTACTATCAGCAATAAACTGAACGGGAGACAGTCCCCCATTATCTAATAGGTTACGAAAATAAACCCCCGTTTGGGGATTTCCTAAATCATCAGTCCAATTTCCTTTAAATACTAGGGTGTCTCCCATTGTGATGGTTGGAGAACCGGGAAACTGGTCAAACTTGGTACCTGGGGTGGTTCCTGGGACGCTAAATAAGTCAAATCCTGCGATCGCCCCCAATTGATTCACTGCGGTACTGAGTCCCCCTAGGTTGGTATACACCCCCGAAGTCCCTAACATAGTGCCATCTTCTAGTTGCCAAACGGGACTAGATTGACCCCGTGACACCACTCGGTTACTGTTCCTATCGATACGAGGGAAGGAGGGAAACTCCGTAAAGGTGGCCATAGTATTGTTAGGAGAGGGTACTTCTTGGCCACGGGTCATAATGGGGATAATCGGAGCAATAATATCACTATTCATGTTACGGGTAAAAATTCCGGTTGCCCGTTGTCCACCTCCCCCTTGACTGCGGGCCCGAAACACCACCGTTCCCTGATTATTTACAGAAGGGGGATTATAACTATTAAACAATCGATCTGTGTTGGGGACAAAATCTCCATTATTAACCACGGTATCAAAGTTAAAAGTACCGGCTTTGGCAACTGTTTCTAAATTGAGTAAACAAGCCAAACTTATCAGACGCTATTTTTGGCCTCGACGATGAGTTTTACAAAGAAGATGAACGTCGCCAACAAAGGGGAAGAGGACAAGAAGATAAATTAATTGGTATTTCTGGGGTTTCTCTTAATCTCCCATCCTCTGATTCCATTACCAACCTTTCAAATCCCACAGTTCCGATTATTCCTGAAACAGAGAAAGAAGACCATCTCATCAGGGATGATGAAGAAGATGTCCTGTTGACCCCATCCACCTCAAAAGGTTTTAGCGGCCAGGGTAAAGGGAATAATCAAGGAAAAGGAAAATTCTTTGACATAACTGCGAGTGAGGAAGATAGCCGGGACAGCCATCAAGACAGTGAGTCTGAGGATGGTATGGGTGGCCCTCCTGTTGGCCGAGGCCCTTCTAGCGATCACGGTAGCGAAAAGTCTCAAAAACCTGATAATATCGGTGGCCCTCCTGTCGGTCGAGGCCCGTCTAGTGATCACGGTGGCGAAGAATCTGAAGAACCCGCCGGAAATAATCTGTCCTTCCCTGTTATTTGGGGAGATGGGGTCGATATTTTTGGTAATAGTGGTAGTGGACTTGTTAGCTACAGTTATTCTATGGCTGATACTGTAGAACCCTGGTATTTATCGGTTTCTGAAACCGATCAAGATGTAGTAGAATCTCCCGGACCCTTTGCATTGCTAGACAGTCCTAATCTAGAAATTGGTACGGTTTCTCAAAGTCTACCGTCACCCGAACCAGGACAACTGGTTTATCAGGCCGGCCCTCAACAAACCCCAGGATTAAAATGGCAAGCTGAAAACTATTATGGTCTTTGGGATGGTGGTGTGGATGTGATTGATGTGGGGGATAACTTAGAAGCAAAAGCTTGGAATACTCGTTCTGTGGTTCGGGTTGAGTTCCAACTGTTTGAAGCGTTAGGAGATCATGTCGAAGAACCTGACTCAATGCAAGGGTTCAAGATGGTTCACCTTGAAGAACAAGGCCCCGAAGAACTTTGGGGGGCAGTAACTCATCCTGGAGGTGAACCGATCCTAGCACAAATGCAGTATGCAACGGTTTACACTGAAAATGCCAGAATAGCTATTCAAGCATTAAACATCTCTCGTAACGATTTAGTGCCTCAACCTAACCAACCTAACTTGTTAGAATTTAATACGACGACAGGACTTTGGGAAAATAATTCTAGTTTCAATTACATTGATGAAACAAACCTCATCAATGCTTATGAAGGTGGTGACGAAAGTGAAGCATCCCAGGCTTCTGCGGAACTGAATGTAAAAGGAATGACCATCTTTGGCTATAATTTCCAAGTTAATAAAATGGTTCGTGACGAATTAATTGGTGACTTTGAATTAGTCGATGATGATCCCAATAGTATGTATTACGGGCAAAAATACCAAGATTTCCGTATTACTTTTAGTATCTCTCCTAAAGCTTATACAGAGTTAGCTGATCATGTAACCATCAAGGAAGAAGAAACCACAGAAATAACGCTTCTTTCTGACTCTGAAGAAGGAGAAGATACAGGAGTTAATTTACAAGGAGGAATCACGGGTATTAGTGGAGACGATGACCTCGTTTACGTTGATGTTCGTATTTATGAAGGTAAGGGCGGTGGTAGTCGTCGTCCTCTTGACACTGGGGAAATAGGTGATAATGCGATCGCTAGTTTTGCAGATGAAATTGAAACCGACATTTATTCTGGTTCTAATGTCATGGGAGTTGATTCTAATATTAATCAACAAGGCGATCTCGCTTTAGTTCCCAATACCAATGAGTCCCTCGAAAATCTGTTGACTGTTCCTGATGTTGCGATCGCTTAATTTATAATCTTGGTCTTGGGTAGACACAGTCTACCCAATTTTCTCGTCTTGAAAATAGAAACAGTCTCGTTAAAACATTGTAAGAGTCCTGAAAAGTAGAACTATAGCATGATAGGTTGGCTTTACCACTACATAAGAGCAACCGAGAACATGGCCGATCTCCTCGTCTACTTCAAGCGTCCTAACTCATGGCAACAAACGATTAATATTTACTATTGGGATACCAGTCCATCTTCTGAGTCAATATCTTGGCCAGGGGTTGCTATGACAGACGAAGGCAATGACTGGTATAGCTATCGCTTCTCAGGCGTGGACAAGGCTACTTTAATTTTTAATGATGGCCAGGGGAAACAAACCAGAGACTTACAACGGGAGGAAGACGGTTGGTACTTCAATAATAAATGGTACGATCGCAACCCCGAAACCCCTATCACTCCTCTCGTCGTTCATTTTAAACGACCCACATCCTGGCAGCAAACTGTTAATATTTACTACTGGAACGCCAGTCCATCTTCTGAGTCAGTATCTTGGCCAGGGGTTGCTATGACAGCAGAAGACAATGACTGGTATCGCTATGATTTCTCAGAAGTAGACACAGCTAATATTATTTTCAATGATGGAAGTTCGAGACAAACAGATAACTTAAGACGAAATAGAGAAGGGTGGTTTTTCAATAATAGTTGGTACGACCAAAACCCCCAACGGCCTGATATTCCTGTTATTACTGTTATGCCAAAAGGGGCAACTTATCAAGAGTCTCAGCATATCACCCTGATCAGCAGTAACCCAGATGATGCTATTTACTATACAACCGATGGCACAACACCCACCATTGAATCAAACCTCTATCAACAACCTATTCTAATCGAAACTAACACGACTTTGCGCTGTATTGGACGTAACGCATTGGGAGAAATGGGGGCTATTTTTGAATTTATTTATACCATTGATCCCAACGCAGACTTTAGAAAACCCACCATTACAGCGAGTGAAGACTCAGGCAACTATCAAGAAGCGATCTCCCCTCGCTTTACCATTACCGATCCCCGTGAAACCCCCATTATTGCTTACTATACCAACGATGGCACAGAACCCACCACCCACAGTAATATTTACGTTCAAGGAAACGCCATCAATGGGTTAACGGGGCCAAAAATGATCCTAGACACCACCACCAATGTGAGATTTTTGATCATTGATGGTGCCGGCAATGAAACCTATGCAGACTTTTACTACAGTGTGGGGAGTCAAGTGGAAGAGGGAGATTTTCGAGCAGAAACCATCTATTTTCTCATTACCACTCGCTTTTATGACGGTGATCCCAGTAATAACTTTTTCTGTCGCGATCGCATCAAGTTTAACGCAGCCGGGGAAGCAGAAGATCCTCACTGGAGAGGGGACTTTAAAGGATTAATTCAAAAATTAGACTATATCAAAGACTTAGGGTTTACCGCTATTTGGATCACACCTCCCATCGAAAATAGAAGCGGTTTAGACTATCATGGTTATCATGGTTATGATTGGACAAAGATCGATCCTCGTTTAGAGTCACCCGATGCCACCTATCAAGATTTAATCAACGAGGCCCACGCTAGAGGCATCAAAATTATACAAGATGTGGTGGTTAACCATTCCTGTCAATACGGTATCAGGGGCAAAGTTTGGATCGATCATCTCCCCATTAAATATTTTGTCCCCCAAGGATCACAACAGGGACAGGTTAACTATGGACCCTATCAAGGCAACTTAGGCAACTATCAAAGCGAGTTCAAAGAGGATAATGATAACCCGGTGGCCCCTGACTGGTTCAAAGAAAGACAAACTTCTGATGCTGAGGGAGTCGTACCCTTAGTTGATCCCCTGACCGGGGAAACCGTTCCCAAAGAAGGCTATAACCCTAACCGCTTTTTTGGTATCGATGCCAATAATCTTGACCCCGAATGGTATCATCAAGACGGGTTTATGGCCGGGGGAGACTGGGAAAATGTTTCCATCCAAACCAAACATTTAGCCGGGGATACCATCGACTTGGCTACAAGACGAGACAATGTGAAAGATTATCTCATCAATGCCATTTGTCGCTATTTAGATATGGGAGTGGATGCGCTACGCATCGACACCGTGAAGCACGTTGAGCGCAATAATTTATTAGAATATATCAATGCTTGGAAAACCCATAAACCAGGTTTATTTGTCTTTGGGGAAAACCTGGTGAAAGGGACCGGATGGGGTGATTTATTTGGCGACGATAATGCACCCTCGTTTTTGCGGCCTTGGTGGTACACTCGTTTAGGAGATGATCCCAAAGATCCGAACTCTGGGGAAGACTCTGGTTTCTCGGTGTTAGATTTTTCTTTGTTTTCTACCTTTCGGGATAATGTCAGTCGGGGAAGTTTTAGCGGTATTGGGGCTATTTTAGCCAATGACTGGGTTTATGGGGATGCCACCACCTTAGTCACCTTCTTACAAAACCATGATGTGGGGCCTGATAATGACTTTCGCTTTCGTTTCCAAGGCAACACAGAATGGGCTGCTGCTACTTATAATTTGTTATGGACTATAAGAGGTATTCCTTGTCTCTATTTTGGGGAAGAAATCGAATTTATGAAAGGAAAACCCCAGGATATTATCGGTAATGATGATACGTTAGATGAGACAGGAAGGGCTTATTATGGACCCCATCTCGAAGACGATACCATTCAAACCACCCAAAGCCATCCACTGTATCAACATATTAAACGCTTAAACCTCATTCGTAGTTGTATTCCGGCTTTACAAAAAGGGACAATGAGTCAGGTGAATGAGTGGGGAAATGCCATGAGTTTTGTGAGAGAAGATCAAGCTAGTAATAGTTATGTTGCAGTGGGTTTAACCATTGGTAGTGAACAACAAATTACCATTAATAATGTCAAAAATGGGATATATTGTGATGCAGTAACCGGTAAAAAGATCGATGTGAATAATAATACCCTTTCTTTTCTGGTTCGGGCCAATTCAGCCGGTATTTATGTCTTAAATGGAGAAGGAAAAATAGGAGAAGATGGAGTTTATTTAACCTAAATTCAACGGAAGAGAATCTAGGAAAAACTGATATGAAATCTCTTTGAATACTATACTTGATAGTACGGTAAGCAGAGTAAGCAGTAGTTTCAAACACCTACTGATCTCGTAAAAAAAGACTTAACTCCTAACCCCGAACTCACGTTTAATGAGTTTTGAATTTTAAATGGGAGAAGACATAGGTTCAAAAATATGTAAGCGAAAATGATGAGATAATTCCTCACAAACTTTAATTCCTCGAATACTATTCCCCCGTTTATCAAGGGGAGGAGAAAACACCCCAATTCCCATAACTCCTGGAACCACGGCTAAAATGCCACCTCCTACACCACTTTTAGCTGGAAATCCCACTTTATAGGCCCATTCTCCCGCAAAATCATACATTCCACAGGTAAACATAACACTGAGTAAATCTTTAATATAGTCAGGATCAATGGCTTGTTTTCCCGTCATAGGATTCCTTCCATTATTCGCCAAGGTTGCGGCCATAATCGCTAAATCACGGCAATCAATTATTACAGAACATTGTTGTAGATACAGTTGTAGGGTTTCTTTAATATCACCAGAAATCATGCCAAAATTTCGTAATAAATAGGAAATTGCCCAATTGCGATCGCCTTTAGTTTGTTCTGAAACCACCGCCCCAGTATCCACATAAACAGGATGGCCAATGTATTGTTGATACATTTTTAAAATACGATTCAGCTTATGAGCCGGACTTTTACCTTTAATTAAATTAGTAATAGCGATCGCCCCTGTATTGACCATTGCATTGTAGGGACGTTTAGAATTTTCTTCTACTTTAATAATCGAATTATAAGCATCTCCAGTGGGTTCGACATCAACGGTTTTTAAAACATAGTCTCTGCCATGATCCTCTAAAGCTAAACCATAGGCAAACACTTTAGAAATAGACTGGATTAAAAAAGACTGTTCTACATCCCCAACCCCATAAAATTGTCCATCAGTAGTAACAATACAAATAGAAAACCAGTTCGGATCAATTTCTACGATATCAGGTTCGCTCACATAAATATTGCCTTCATCAAGAGGTAAATACTTTTCATATAAATAGTCTAAAAAATTAGTAATCGATGGGGATTGTGATGAGAAAAGAAAGGGTTTATCTTTCTCTTTTTGTTGAGGATCTATTATATGAATTTGATCAAAAATATGGAGTTGAAACTGTTGAGAAAGTTCTTGAAAAATTTTCACCCCTCGTACACTTTTTTTATGTTCTCCCAAGGGAGGAGAAAAGACAGCAATCCCCATTTGATGGGGAACAATCCCAACAATTGCCCCTGATAAACCACTTTTAGCCGGTAATCCTACTTGATAAGCCCATTGACCCGAAATTTGATATAGTCCACTGCTGTACATCACACTCATTAAACTTTTAGCATAATTAAGATTTAACGCCCTTTCCCCTGTAATGGGATTTAAACCCGCATTGGCTAAAGTAGCAGCCATTAAAGCTAAATCTTGACAATTAACCAACACCGAACATTGTTGAAAATAGAGATCCAAAACCTCCTCAATTTTCTCTTCAATTACGCCAAAACTAAGCATCATATAAGCGATCGCTCGATTCCAATTATCCCTGGTTTTTCGTGACCAAAAGATAGATTGATCCACTTGAACATCCCGACCAAAATAGCCTCGAAACATAGCAAGTAATCGCTGCTGACGGTCTTCTAAGGTCTTTCCTTTGACTAAACTGGTGGTAGTAATAGCACCAGCATTAACCATAGGATTATATTTTCTTTCTTGAATTTCGTCAGGATCAATAATGTCATTAAACGGTTCTCCGGTAGGTTCGACTCCAATTTTATTGAGAACATACTCCCATCCCCAGTCCTCTAAAACCATGCCATAAACTAGGGGTTTGGCAATGGATTGTATGGTAAATAAGTCTGAAGTATCCCCAATACTATAAATTTTTCCTTGGGTGGTAACAATGGTAATTGCCAGTAAATCAGGATTAACCTTAGCTAATTCAGGAATATAGTCAGCATTTTGTCCTTCTTTAAGGAGAAAATAGCGTTGGTACAAATCCTCAAGAAATGCTGAACAGGACTCGCTGAAGAAAGGATCGTCAGGAGATAAATGTGACCAAGTTTTTGAGTTGCTAGGGGATGTCATGTTGATAAAATCTCTGGGTTATGGTTACTTTATAGAAGTTTTTTCAAGCCTTATGTACAAAGTCACAACAAAAGAGTAACCTACTAAAGGAACCAGAATCTTAACGAAATTTATCACGCTTTAGGGCGATTATTATTGTTTATTGGGATACAAATTGATGAAACCAGCTAATTTAGATGGATTCAAAACCTATACACAAGCTGTAAAAGAGGGAAAATATGATCTCTATGTTGGCAATTTATTCGGTAAGTATGATAATGTTCGTACCTATTGGGAAGATCAACTAACTCGAATTGTTTTACGTCCTTATCTCTGGGAAATCGTTGAAAATTGTCGTTCCGAACAAAGAGGGGTGAAGATTGTTGATCTCGGTTGTGGTGCCGGCCAAGGTTACGATATCCTCACAAAAATTGACCGTCGGGATCTCGATTTAGGCTTACAACATAAACGAGTCTTACCTCCTGATGATTTGTCTCTATTTTTAGGGTTAGATATTAGTCAAGCTATGGTAGAAAAGGGACAAACCTTGTTTGCTGATCATCCCTATGTTCAATTTCAACAAGCAGACTTGAGTGAAGGTCTTGGAAATATAAAACAGACAGAATCACCCTTTGATTTATACTTTTCATCCTATGGTTCCTTATCCCATTTAGCACGAAAAGATTTGGTTAAGTTATTAGGGGATATTTGTCATCATGGTCAAGAGGGTAGTTACATCGTCATGGATTTAATTGGACGCTACTCCATTGAATGGCCTGATTTTTGGTATGCTCAATCGGAAGAAGAAAAAGTCCGTCAGTATAATATGGGTTATCTTTACTCCGATGAGGTACGTCAAACGGCCGACATTGAATCTTTTCCCATTCGTTTTTGGACGGGAGAAGAGGTCAGAGAATTAGCCCAAGAAATTACGGATCAGGTTGGGGTTGAACTTGAAGTCGTTAGATTAGTTGATCGTTCTATTTTAGTTGGCCGTCACACCGATACCAGATCGTTTAATCCAAAACTAAAACCCATTCGTCGCTGTATTAATTCCCTACATGAAGATTATTTGCGAACCAATTTAGATGAATTAATGTTAGATGCAAGTATTTTTCCTGACCATCCTTTTATTAGTCCTCTACTATACGAATTAATTAACTCTTGGAATATTTTAATTGAGTTTACACAACATCGTCTGTCCCATAATTTTTCCTTACCTGAATTGAAAGGGTGGGATGAGTTTCCCAAACCGTTACAATTTGCGTTAATGACCATTGATCGAGTCATTGCCGATGTGGGTTGGATGTGGTACGGCGATCCTCGCGCTAATATCATCGAACCCCAGTTAGGATATGCTTTGAGAACCTTAGAATACGAGATGCAACGAGGTTGGGGTTGTGGTCATGGATTAATTGCTGTCTTAAAGATTAAGAAATAACACTTTTCTTTTCATCTACCCTGTCAAGAAACAATCTGAATTAAAGCTTAAAAAAATCCATAGAGGACAAGGATTTTTTTAGTCTGGAAAGGGACAGGGTAAACTAATTGGTTGGACTCCCTGTGAAGCCACTATCCTCATGTCCATTCAACAGAGGATGATTAATTTACAAAACATAAGCAGGAGACAAACATTAATGCAAGATAAACATATGCTCATGATTCCAGGGCCAACCCCTGTCCCTGAAAGTGTTCTACTCGCCATGGCTAAACACCCTATTGGTCATCGCAGTGGGGATTTTAGCCAAATTATCGGGGAACTTACTGAAAACCTCAAATGGCTCCATCAAACCCAAAATGATGTGCTGATGTTAACCGTCAGTGGAACTGGGGCGATGGAAGCAGGAATTATCAATTTCTTGAGTGCTGGCGATCGCGTTTTAGTGGGTAATAACGGCAAATTTGGGGAGCGTTGGGGGAAAATTGCCCGTGCTTTCGGCTTAGAAGTAGAAGAAATCACCGCAGAATGGGGTAAACCCCTCGACCCCCAAGCCTTTAAAGCCAAATTGGAAGCAGATACCCAAAAAACCATCAAAGCGGTCATTATCACCCATTCAGAAACCTCTACAGGGGTTCTCAACGACCTCCAAACCATTAATACCCATGTCAAAGCTCACCGAGAAGCTTTAATCATGGTGGATGCTGTGACCAGTTTGGGGGCTGTGAGTGTGCCGATTGATAAATGGGGACTAGATATGGTGGCCTCTGGCTCCCAAAAAGGCTATATGATTCCTCCCGGCTTAGGATTTGTGGCTGTTAGTCCTAAAGCTTGGAAAGCCTACGAAACCGCAACCTTACCTAAGTTTTATTTAGATTTAGGTGCTTACAAAAAAGCAACGGATAAAAACAGTTCTCCCTTCACCCCTCCGATTAATCTCATGTACGGCTTAAAAGTAGCCTTAGACATGATGAAAGCCGAAGGCTTAGACGCTATGTTTACCCGTCATCAACGGTTAACCCAGGCCACCCGTGCTGCCATGAGAGGGTTAGGGTTGAGTTTATTTGCCCCAGACGAAGCCGCCAGTCATGCAGTAACGGCGGTGATGCCTTCTACTGTTGATGCTGAGGCCATTCGTTCCACGATGAGAAAACAGTTTGATATTGCCTTGGCTGGAGGACAAGATCATCTTAAAGGCAAAATCTTCCGTATCGGCCATTTAGGATTTGTCAGCGAGCGAGACATTTTAACGGCGATCGCTGCTTTAGAAGCTACCCTACAACGTTTAGGGGATCAAGGAGCTAAATCTGGAGCGGGGATGGCTGCGGCTGCTAAAGTGCTAGGAAATTAACCGTTACAGAGAAGGGTTACAGGTTTAGGGATTACCTGTTTCCCTTTCCCTCAATCTAATACTAGATCCGCTTTAGACAGTATATGAGTCTTAGGAAATAAATTAAGATTGACGACGAAGAAAAGACGGTAAATCTACCTTTTCCCTAGCAGCATCTTCCTTCCGATGACGATCAATACTGAAACTAAAAGGAACTGAACTACTGACGAGTAAACTGTTAGAAGAAGTAGCCGTTTGACCTTGGGGGTTATGATTTTCCATTTCATTCGATTTCGTTTCTTCCTGGGTCACCTCTTGATTCTCAGCTATCGGTAGGGTTTGATCAGGGGTTAGGGAAAATAGCTCCTCTAACGTCTCATCGATGGCATTTGATGAACAATGATCGGACTCATCTGATGGGACAGCAGAAGGGGTGAGACTAGGGGGGATCTTGGTTTCTAGGGAACTCGACCAAGGTTGGATAGAGACAACATTAGAAGCCGTTTGACGATCAATGGTAGATTTAACTTCAGCAGAAGGAATTTTTTTAGCATGACTACTCAAGCAGTGGTCTAAAGCTGCTTTATATTGTAGGCTGTAGCGTTGTTGGCGTTGCAAGCGTTGCTGTAACTCGTTAATTTGCCGTTCCTTGAGGACTAGCTGGTGTTTATTTTGTAGGGTTTCTTCCTTGAGTAAAGCACATTCTCGCTCCAATTGAGCAAAAGCTGCTTGAGAGGCTTGTAATTGTTGTTGTAGTGCGTCTAGGTTCAGTTGCTGCTGTTGTAGCTGAGTTTGAGACGTTTGCAGTTGTTCAAGAAGATGACTATTTTCTGCTTGGGTACTTTGAAGTTGGGCGGTTTGTTGGGACAATAAAGCGTTATGATGACGCGATCGCTCTTGATAGTCTTGCAGTTGTTGTCGTGACTCTGCTAAGGCCTTTTCTAGAGTGACAATGGTATCAAGGAGTTCTCGGTTTTGTCCCCGTAATTTACGAGCCAGGTTAAACCAATCTTGAGTCAAAGGAATATCCTCTTCCTCAACAATGGAAATTTCTGTAATTTCTGATGATTCTTCGTTTTCATATTCGCCTAAGTCCATCACAATATCAGCATTAAGGGTTTCTCTCTTATTGGAGTAG from Crocosphaera subtropica ATCC 51142 includes these protein-coding regions:
- a CDS encoding starch-binding protein, with the translated sequence MADLLVYFKRPNSWQQTINIYYWDTSPSSESISWPGVAMTDEGNDWYSYRFSGVDKATLIFNDGQGKQTRDLQREEDGWYFNNKWYDRNPETPITPLVVHFKRPTSWQQTVNIYYWNASPSSESVSWPGVAMTAEDNDWYRYDFSEVDTANIIFNDGSSRQTDNLRRNREGWFFNNSWYDQNPQRPDIPVITVMPKGATYQESQHITLISSNPDDAIYYTTDGTTPTIESNLYQQPILIETNTTLRCIGRNALGEMGAIFEFIYTIDPNADFRKPTITASEDSGNYQEAISPRFTITDPRETPIIAYYTNDGTEPTTHSNIYVQGNAINGLTGPKMILDTTTNVRFLIIDGAGNETYADFYYSVGSQVEEGDFRAETIYFLITTRFYDGDPSNNFFCRDRIKFNAAGEAEDPHWRGDFKGLIQKLDYIKDLGFTAIWITPPIENRSGLDYHGYHGYDWTKIDPRLESPDATYQDLINEAHARGIKIIQDVVVNHSCQYGIRGKVWIDHLPIKYFVPQGSQQGQVNYGPYQGNLGNYQSEFKEDNDNPVAPDWFKERQTSDAEGVVPLVDPLTGETVPKEGYNPNRFFGIDANNLDPEWYHQDGFMAGGDWENVSIQTKHLAGDTIDLATRRDNVKDYLINAICRYLDMGVDALRIDTVKHVERNNLLEYINAWKTHKPGLFVFGENLVKGTGWGDLFGDDNAPSFLRPWWYTRLGDDPKDPNSGEDSGFSVLDFSLFSTFRDNVSRGSFSGIGAILANDWVYGDATTLVTFLQNHDVGPDNDFRFRFQGNTEWAAATYNLLWTIRGIPCLYFGEEIEFMKGKPQDIIGNDDTLDETGRAYYGPHLEDDTIQTTQSHPLYQHIKRLNLIRSCIPALQKGTMSQVNEWGNAMSFVREDQASNSYVAVGLTIGSEQQITINNVKNGIYCDAVTGKKIDVNNNTLSFLVRANSAGIYVLNGEGKIGEDGVYLT
- the glsA gene encoding glutaminase A, which gives rise to MTSPSNSKTWSHLSPDDPFFSESCSAFLEDLYQRYFLLKEGQNADYIPELAKVNPDLLAITIVTTQGKIYSIGDTSDLFTIQSIAKPLVYGMVLEDWGWEYVLNKIGVEPTGEPFNDIIDPDEIQERKYNPMVNAGAITTTSLVKGKTLEDRQQRLLAMFRGYFGRDVQVDQSIFWSRKTRDNWNRAIAYMMLSFGVIEEKIEEVLDLYFQQCSVLVNCQDLALMAATLANAGLNPITGERALNLNYAKSLMSVMYSSGLYQISGQWAYQVGLPAKSGLSGAIVGIVPHQMGIAVFSPPLGEHKKSVRGVKIFQELSQQFQLHIFDQIHIIDPQQKEKDKPFLFSSQSPSITNFLDYLYEKYLPLDEGNIYVSEPDIVEIDPNWFSICIVTTDGQFYGVGDVEQSFLIQSISKVFAYGLALEDHGRDYVLKTVDVEPTGDAYNSIIKVEENSKRPYNAMVNTGAIAITNLIKGKSPAHKLNRILKMYQQYIGHPVYVDTGAVVSEQTKGDRNWAISYLLRNFGMISGDIKETLQLYLQQCSVIIDCRDLAIMAATLANNGRNPMTGKQAIDPDYIKDLLSVMFTCGMYDFAGEWAYKVGFPAKSGVGGGILAVVPGVMGIGVFSPPLDKRGNSIRGIKVCEELSHHFRLHIFEPMSSPI
- a CDS encoding class I SAM-dependent methyltransferase, producing MKPANLDGFKTYTQAVKEGKYDLYVGNLFGKYDNVRTYWEDQLTRIVLRPYLWEIVENCRSEQRGVKIVDLGCGAGQGYDILTKIDRRDLDLGLQHKRVLPPDDLSLFLGLDISQAMVEKGQTLFADHPYVQFQQADLSEGLGNIKQTESPFDLYFSSYGSLSHLARKDLVKLLGDICHHGQEGSYIVMDLIGRYSIEWPDFWYAQSEEEKVRQYNMGYLYSDEVRQTADIESFPIRFWTGEEVRELAQEITDQVGVELEVVRLVDRSILVGRHTDTRSFNPKLKPIRRCINSLHEDYLRTNLDELMLDASIFPDHPFISPLLYELINSWNILIEFTQHRLSHNFSLPELKGWDEFPKPLQFALMTIDRVIADVGWMWYGDPRANIIEPQLGYALRTLEYEMQRGWGCGHGLIAVLKIKK
- a CDS encoding pyridoxal-phosphate-dependent aminotransferase family protein is translated as MQDKHMLMIPGPTPVPESVLLAMAKHPIGHRSGDFSQIIGELTENLKWLHQTQNDVLMLTVSGTGAMEAGIINFLSAGDRVLVGNNGKFGERWGKIARAFGLEVEEITAEWGKPLDPQAFKAKLEADTQKTIKAVIITHSETSTGVLNDLQTINTHVKAHREALIMVDAVTSLGAVSVPIDKWGLDMVASGSQKGYMIPPGLGFVAVSPKAWKAYETATLPKFYLDLGAYKKATDKNSSPFTPPINLMYGLKVALDMMKAEGLDAMFTRHQRLTQATRAAMRGLGLSLFAPDEAASHAVTAVMPSTVDAEAIRSTMRKQFDIALAGGQDHLKGKIFRIGHLGFVSERDILTAIAALEATLQRLGDQGAKSGAGMAAAAKVLGN